In Streptacidiphilus sp. P02-A3a, the DNA window CCCTCGCGGCAGCAGACCGTCAACGCGGGGCAGACCGTCAACGCGGGGCAGACCGTTTCCGCAGCAGCACTGAAGGGAGGGGACGACGATGCCTGACATCCTGGGGCCCGCCGGCGGCTTCGGCGTGACCTTCACGGCCATGTTCAAGAAGCGGCTGACCGAGCAGTACCCCGAGTACAAGAAGCCCACCGCACCCCGCTTCCACGGCCGCCACCAGCTGAACCGGCACCCGGACGGGCTGGAGAAGTGCATCGGCTGCGAACTCTGCGCCTGGGCCTGCCCGGCGGACGCGATCTACGTGGAGGGCGCGGACAACACCGAGGAGGAGCGCTACTCCCCGGGCGAGCGCTACGGCCGCGTCTACCAGATCAACTACGCCCGCTGCATCCTCTGCGGCCTGTGCATCGAGGCCTGCCCGACCCGGGCGCTGACCATGACCAACGAGTACGAACTCGCGGACAGCAGCCGGGAGTCGCTGATCTACACCAAGGAGCAGCTGCTGGCGGGCCTGACCGAGGGCATGGTGGAAAGCCCGCACTCGATCTTCCCCGGCACCGACGAGGGCGACTACTACCGGGGCACGGTCACCGAGGCCGCCCCCGGCACCGTCCGCCAGGTCGCGGTCAGCAAGGGCGAGCGGCCCGAGGCGGACCCCGACGGGGCCGAGGAGGCGAAGGCATGACCGCCCTGCTCGCCACCCCGCTGACCGGGGCCGCCTCCACCGGCGAGGCCGTGCAGTTCTGGGTGCTCGCCGTGGTCTCCGTGGCCGGGGCCCTGGGCATGGTGCTCTGCCGCAAGGCGGTGCACTCCGCGCTGTGCCTGGCCGCGACCATGCTCGCGCTGGCGGTCTGCTACATGGCGCAGGGCGCGGTGTTCCTCGGCGTGGTCCAGATCGTGGTCTACACCGGCGCGATCATGATGCTGTTCCTGTTCGTGGTGATGCTGGTCGGCGTGACCGCGGAGGACTCGGTCAAGGAGCCGCTGAAGGGCCAGCGGGTCGCCGCCGTGCTCGGCGGCCTCGGCTTCGGGGTGCTGCTGATCGCCGGTATCGCCAACGCCAAGCTGCGCACCTTCACCGGGCTGACCACGGCCAACGCGGGCGGCAACGTCCAGGGCCTGGCACAGCTGATCTTCACCCGCTACGTCTGGGCGTTCGAGGTCACCGGCGCGCTGCTGATCACCGCCGCGATCGGGGCGATGGTGCTGACCCACCGCGAGCACACCGAGGTGCGGCAGACCCAGCGCGAACTCGCCGAGCAGCGGGTCCGCCTGGGCCAGCAGATCACCCCGCTGCCCGCGCCCGGCGTCTACGCCCGGCACAACGCGGTGGACGTCCCCGGCCTGCTGCCCGACGGCAGCGTCGCGGAGCTGTCGGTCAACCCGACGCTGCGCGCCCGGGGCCAGATGCGCGACGTCAGCGGCGACATGCTGCGCCGGATGGACGCGCTGGAGAACGGCACCGCGGACTGGCTGAGCCGGAAGACCCCGAAGCCGCGCACCAGCACCGAACTGGTCCAACAGCCGGTCCCGGCCCCCCCGGCCGAGCGGGCACCGGAGGAGGAGTCCGAGTGAACCCCGTCAACTACCTCTACCTGGCCGCCCTGCTGTTCACCATCGGCGCCACCGGCGTACTGGTCCGGCGGAACGCGATCGTGCTGTTCATGTGCGTCGAGCTGATGCTCAACGCCTCCAACCTGGCCCTGGTCACCTTCTCCCGGCTGCACGGCAACCTGGACGGCCAGATCATCGCCTTCTTCACCATGGTGGTCGCCGCGGCCGAGGTCGTCGTCGGACTGGCGATCATCGTGAGCGTCTTCCGCACCCGTCACTCGGCCTCGGTCGACGACACCAACCTCATGAAGCTGTAGCGGCGGAGGCTGACTGACCGTGGACACTCTCATCCCCGTACTGGTCGCGGTGCCCCTGGCCGGAGCCGCGCTGCTCCTGCTGGGCGGCCGCCGCCTGGACGCCTTCGGCCACTGGCTGGGCGTCCTCGCCTCCACCGCGTCGTTCGCCGTGGGGCTCGTGCTCTTCTTCCACATGCTCGGGCAGCCGTCGGCGGACCGGGCCGAGCACATCACCCTGTTCAGCTGGGTCCCGGTGGCCGGTTTCCAGGCCCCGGTCGGCTTCCAACTCGACCAGCTGTCCATCGTGTTCGTGCTGCTGATCACCGGCGTCGGCTCGCTGATCCACCTCTACTCGGTGGGCTACATGGAGCACGACGAGCGCCGCCGCCGCTTCTTCGGCTACCTGAACCTGTTCCTGGCAGCCATGCTGCTGCTGGTCCTCGCCGACAACTACCTCCTGCTGTACGTCGGCTGGGAGGGCGTGGGGCTCGCCTCGTACCTGCTGATCGGCTTCTGGCAGCACAAGCCGAGCGCCGCGACCGCCGCCAAGAAGGCGTTCCTGGTCAACCGGGTCGGCGACCTGGGCCTGTCGATCGCGATCATGCTGATGTTCAGCACCTACGGCAGCTTCACCTTCGCCCAGGTGTTCCCTAACGCCGGCTCCGCCTCGCACGGGACGCTGACCGGCATCGGGCTGATGCTGCTGCTGGCGGCCTGCGGCAAGTCCGCGCAGGTGCCGCTGCAGTCCTGGCTGGGCGACGCGATGGAGGGCCCGACCCCGGTGTCGGCGCTGATCCACGCGGCGACCATGGTCACCGCCGGCGTCTACCTGATCACCCGCTCCAGCGCGATCTTCAACCTGGCGCCGACCGCGCGGCTGGCGACGGTCTGCGTGGGCGCGGTGACGCTGATCTTCGGTGCGATCGTCGGTTGCGCCAAGGACGACATCAAGAAGGCGCTGGCCGGTTCGACCATGTCGCAGATCGGCTACATGGTGATGGCGGCCGGGCTCGGCCCGATCGGCTACGTCTTTGCGATCATGCACCTGGTCACCCACGGCTTCTTCAAGGCCGGGCTGTTCCTCGGCGCCGGCTCGGTGATGCACGGCATGAACGACGAGGTGGACATGCGGAAGTACGGCGGCCTGCGCAGATACATGCCGCTGACCTTCTACACCTTCGGCCTCGGCTACCTGGCGATCATCGGCTTCCCGTTCCTGTCCGGCTTCTTCTCCAAGGACAAGATCATCGAGGCGGCCTTCGGCCACGGCGGCGCCGAGGGCTGGATCCTCGGCACCGCGGCCCTGGTCGGCGCCGGGGTCACCGCGTTCTACATGACCCGGGTGATGCTGATGACCTTCTTCGGCGAGAAGCGCTGGGTCCCCACTCCGGACATCAGCGGCTCCGCCGCGGGTGACGGCCATGAGCCGCACCCCCACGATCCGCCGAAGACCATGGGCATCCCGATGGTGGTGCTGGCCGTCGGCTCGGTCGCCGCGGGCGGGCTGTTCACCATCAACAGCTCCTTCGTGCACTGGCTGACCCCGGTCACCGGCTACGCCGAGGGGCACTCCCCGCTCGGCTCGTTCACCATCTCGGCGATCACCCTGGTCGTGATCGCGGTCGGCGCGGTCGTCGCCTGGCTGGTGTACGGACGCAAGCCGGTACCGGCGGTGCCGCCGCTGGGCTCGCTGGTCACCCGCGCCGCCCGCCGCGACCTGCTCCAGGACGACTTCAACCATGTGGTCCTGGTCGGCGGCGGCGAGCACCTGACCCGCTTCCTGGTCTACCTGGACGCCAAGGGCTTCGACGGCGTGGTCAACGGCATCGCCGCCCTGGTCGGCGGGGTCTCCGGCCGGGCCCGCAAGCTGCAGAACGGCTATGTCCGCTCCTACGCCCTGTCGATGTTCGGCGGCGCGCTGGTGCTGGTCGCCACGACTCTCCTGATGAGGTCGATGTGAGTTCCTTTCCGCTGCTGACCGTCACCGCCGCGCTCCCGGCCGTCGGCGCGGTCCTCACCGCCGCCCTCCCGGCCGCCACCACCGTGCGTCGCCGCGACCTCAACAAGGGCATCCCGCTGGGGCTCTCGCTGCTGACGCTGGCGCTGTCGATCGTGGTCGCCGTCCGGTTCAAGCCCGGCGGCGCCCGCTACCAGCTGACCGAGTCGCACTCCTGGATCTCGAACTTCGGCATCGGCTACACCCTCGGGGTGGACGGCATCGCGGTGGTGCTGATCCTGCTCACCACCGTGCTGGTGCCGTTCGTGATGCTGGCCTCCTGGCACGACGCCGACCCGGTCGCGAACGACAGCGGCACCTTCGAGCGCAGCCGCCGCACCCAGGGCTTCTTCGCCCTGATCCTGGCGGTGGAGGCGATGGTGGTGCTCTCCTTCGAGGCCACCGACGTCTTCCTGTTCTACGTCTTCTTCGAAGCCATGCTGATCCCGATGTACTTCCTGATCGGCGGCTTCGGCGACCGCACCGAGGGCGAGGACGCCCGCCAGCGCTCCTACGCCGCCGTCAAGTTCCTGCTGTACAACCTGCTCGGCGGCCTGATCATGCTGGCCGCCGTGATCGGCCTGTACGTGATCACCGCGCGGCAGGGCATCGGCAGCGACGGCCACGGCACCTTCGACCTGACCACCATCACCCAGGCGCTGGCCTCCGGGAGGCTGCACTTCTCCCCGGTCGCCGAGAACGCCCTGTTCCTGGGCTTCATGTTCGCCTTCGCGGTGAAGGCCCCGCTGTGGCCGCTGCACACCTGGCTGCCGAACGCCATGGGCGAGGCCACCCCCGGGGTCGCGGTGCTGATCACGGCCGTGGTCGACAAGGTCGGCACCTACGCGATGCTCCGCTTCTGCCTGGAGCTGTTCCCGCAGGCGTCCAAGACCTTCGCGCCGACGATCCTGGTGCTGTCGCTGATCGGGATCATCTACGGCGCGCTGCTGGCGGTCGGCCAGAAGGACATCAAGCGGCTGATCGCCTTCGCCTCGATCTCCCACTTCGGCTTCATCATCATGGGCATCTTCGCGATGACCACCCAGAGCCAGGCCGGGGCGACCCTCTACATGGTCAACCACGGGGTCTCCACCGCGCTGCTGCTGCTGGTCGCCGGGTTCCTGATGTCCAGGCGGGGCAGCCGCCTGATCGGGGACTACGGCGGGGTGCAGAAGGTCGCGCCGGTACTCGCCGGGACCTTCCTGGTCGGCGGCCTGGCCACGCTGTCGCTGCCCGGTCTGGCGCCCTTCGTCAGCGAGTTCCTGGTCCTGGTCGGTACCTTCACCCGGTACCCGGTGATCGGCATCATCGCCACCATCGGGATCGTCCTCGCCGCGCTCTACGTGCTGGTGCTCTACCAGCGCACCATGACCGGCCCGGTGAAGGCCGCCGTCGCCGGGATGCGCGACCTGCGGGTCCGGGAACTGGTGGTGGCCGCGCCGCTGATCGCGCTGCTGGTGGTGCTCGGCGTCTACCCGAAGCCGATCTCCGACATCATCAACCCGGCCGTCCGCTCCACCCTGTCCGACGTCGGCCGGACCGACCCGGCGCCGCCGCACCCGGTCGCCGCGAACAGCGCCACCAGCAACGCCGCCACCACCCCGGCCACGAACGGAGGCGGCCAGTGAGCGCCGCGCCCAGCGCCGTCCACAGCCTGTGGACGCTCGCCGAATCGTCCAGCACGATCGGCAGCATCAAACCGCCCACCATCGAGTACGCCCAGCTGTCACCCATGCTGGTGCTGTTCGCCGCCGCCGCCCTGGGCGTCCTGGTCGAGGCCTTCGTGCCCCGCCGGGCCCGCTACTGGGCCCAGGTCGGCCTCGCCCTGGCCGGGCTCACCGGCGCCTTCGTGGCGATCGTGGTGCTGGCCGCCGACGGCTACGCCGGATCCAAGGCGCACCTGGCCGCGATGGGCGCCGTCGCCGTCGACGGCCCGGCGCTGTTCCTCCAGGGCACCATCGTGCTGATCTCGGTGGTCGCCGTGCTCGGCTTCGCCGAGCGCCGACTGGAGAGCCCCCGGGCCCCCGGGCGCGGGCTGCTGCGCGGCTGGACCGGCGCCCCGGTCGACGCCTTCGCCGCGCAGGCCGCCGCCGTCCCCGGCAGCGACGCGGAGAAGTCCGCCGTCCGCTCCGGCTTCGCCACCACCGAGGTCTTCCCGCTCACCATGTTCGCCGTGGTCGGGATGCTGCTCTTCCCCGCCGCCGGGGACCTGCTGACCATGTTCGTGGCGCTGGAGGTCTTCTCGCTGCCGCTGTACCTGCTCTGCGCGCTGGCCCGGCGCCGCCGACTGCTCTCGCAGGAGGCAGCGGTGAAGTACTTCCTGCTCGGGGCGTTCTCCTCGGCCTTCTTCCTGTTCGGCCTGGCGCTGATCTACGGCTACGCGGGCACCGTCTCGCTCAGCGGCATCGCCGCCGTGGTCTCCGGCACCGAGAGCCCGGTCACCCCGGCCCTGGCCAACACCACCGGCAATGACGCGCTGCTGCTGATCGGCCTGGCGATGCTCGGCGTCGGACTGCTGTTCAAGGTCGGCGCGGTCCCGTTCCACGCCTGGACGCCGGACGTCTACCAGGGCGCGCCGACCCCGGTCACCGGCTTCATGGCCGCCGCCACCAAGGTCGCCGCCTTCGGCGCGCTGCTGCGCCTGCTCTACGTCGCCTTCCCCGGCCTCACCTGGGACTTCCGGCCGGTGATGTGGGGCGTGGCGATCCTCACCATGGTGGTCGGCTCGATCATCGCGGTCACCCAGACCGACGTGAAGCGGCTGCTCGCGTACTCCTCGATCGCGCACGCGGGCTTCATCCTGACCGGGGTGATCGCGATGAACCGGGCCGGGATCTCCGCCGTGCTGTTCTACCTGGGCGCCTACTCCTTCGTCACCCTGGGCGCGTTCGCGGTGGTCACCCTGGTCCGCGACGCGGGCGGCGAGGCCACCCACCTCTCCCGCTGGGCCGGTCTCGGCCGCCGCTCGCCGCTGATCGCGGCGACCTTCGCGCTGTTCCTGCTCGCCTTCGCCGGTATCCCGCTGACCAGCGGCTTCGCCGGGAAGTTCGCGGTGTTCCAGGCGGCGGCGCAGGGCGGGGCGACCCCGCTGGTGATCGTCGGTGTGCTCTCCTCGGCGGTGGCCGCCTTCTTCTACATCCGGGTCATCGTGCTGATGTTCTTCTCCGACCCCAGGCCCGACGGCCCCACCGTGGCCGTCCCCAGCGTCTTCACCGGCACCGCGATCGTGCTCGGCGTCGCGGTGACCCTGGTCCTGGGCATCCTGCCGCAGTACTTCCTCCATCTGGCCGGCCAGGCCTCGGTCTTCGTCCACTGAGGCGTGCCGGATGCGGGCTGCCAGAACCGGAACGCAGCGCTCTACCAGGCCCGACGTGGTACTTGCCACGTCGGGCCGGAGCATTGATCATCTCCTGACCGGATACGCTGCTCAGGATGGCAGCAGCGGCTCAGGACCGAAGCCGTGCGACCGACCAGCGACAGGAGAGTTCCCGGTGACCGTCGTGGGGCCCTTCGGGCTGAGCGTGCAGGACCAGGCACTGCAAGCGGACGTCCACCTCGGCATGGCCGCCGTCGAGCAGGCGCTCTGCGAGGCGACCAAGAGCGATGTGCCGTTCATCACAGTAACCGCACAGCATCTGCTCGATGCCGGCGGCAAGCGCTTCCGACCGCTGCTCGTCCTGCTCGCCGCGCAGTTCGGCGACCCGAACGCGCCCGGCGTGGTCCCGTCCGCCGTGGTCGTCGAACTCACCCATCTGGCGACGCTCTATCACGACGACGTGATGGACGAGGCGCTGGTGCGCCGCAGCACCGTCAGCGCCAACGCCCGCTGGGACAACTCCGTCGCCATCCTCACCGGCGACTTCCTCTTCTCCCGCGCGTCCAAGATCCTCGCCGGGCTCGGCCCGGAGGCCGTCCGGCTCCAGGCCGACGCCTTCGAGCGGCTGGTCACCGGCCAGATCCAGGAGACCGCCGGCCCCCGCCCCGGCGAGGACCCGGTCCAGCACTACCTGGACGTCCTCTCCGGCAAGACCGGTTCGCTGATCGCCGTCTCCTGCCACTTCGGCGCGCTGCTGGCCGGGGCCGACCAGCGGGTCGCCGAGGTCCTCACCCAGTACGGCGAGCGGATCGGCCTGGCCTTCCAGCTCGCCGACGACATCCTGGACGTCGCCAGCGACAGCGAGGAGTCCGGCAAGACCCCCGGCACCGACCTGCGCGAGGGCGTCCCGACGCTGCCGGTGCTGCTGCTGCGCGCCGCCGAGCCCGACCCGGACGTCCCCGGCGACCTGCGCCTGCGCGAGCTGCTGGACCAGGGCTTCGACCCGTCCCTGCCGGATGCCGACGAGCGGCACGCGGAGGCGCTGCGGCTGCTGCGCGCCCACCCCGCGCTGGTCCGGGCCCGCGAGCACACCCTGCGCTACGCCGAGGCCGCCCGGGCCCAGCTCGCCCCCCTGCCGGACTGCCCGGCGAAGTCGGCCCTGGAGGGCCTGTGCGACGCGGTGGCGCTGCGCACCATGTGACCGCTCCCCGCCCGATCGGGAAGACTGTGCCTGGCGGACGACACGGCCGCCCATGACACAGGGGAGCACCGGCGTGCGCGTCGTCATCGCTGAGGATTCGGTACTGCTGCGGGAAGGCCTCACCCGGCTGCTGACCGATCGGGGCCTCGACGTGGTCGGCGGCGTCGGCGACGGCGAGGAACTGCTCACGCTGCTCGCCGGGTTGGCCGCCCGGGGGGAGCTGCCGGACGTGGTGGTCGCCGACGTCCGGATGCCGCCCACCCACACCGACGAGGGCGTCCGCGCCTGCGTCGAGCTCCGCCGCCGCCACCCGGGGGTGGGCACGCTGGTGCTCTCCCAGTACGTCGAGGAGCGCTACGCCTCGGAACTGCTCTCCGGCTCCACCCAGGGCGTCGGCTACCTGCTCAAGGACCGGGTCGCGGACGTCCGCGAGTTCGTCGAGGCGGTGCGCCGGGTCGCCCAGGGCGGCACCGCGCTGGACCCGGAGGTGGTCGCCCAGCTGCTCGGCCGCAGCCGCCGCCACGACGTCCTGGACGGCCTGACGCCGCGTGAGCGGGAGGTCCTGGGGCTGATGGCGGAGGGGCGCACCAACGCCGCCATCGCCCGCCAGCTGGTGGTCTCCGACGGCGCGGTGGAGAAGCACGTGAGCAATATCTTCATGAAGCTGGGCCTCACCCAGAGCTCCGAGGACCACCGCCGGGTGCTGGCGGTGCTGACCTACCTCAATTCCTGACAATCGATCAGGAATGGCCCGCACCGGGTCGAGACCTGCCCTGAACGTACGCCGTAGGCGACCCTTACCGGCTTAGGATGAAACGAGGTGCATAAAACGGACGTGGGCACACGGGCCCGCGTCCGAGTGGTGTCTAGGGAGGTCCCAGCAGTGACCAGCCAGGTCCACGTACCGACGCAGACCGACGAGTCCTCGCCCGGAACACCGCCTACCGGCGGAACGGCCGAGGACGATCCAGCGGCTCGCACCGCATCCGGAGCCGCGGACATGACCACTGACGTACCGTCCGCCGCGTCCGCCGCCGAGTTCGACAAGCAGGTCAGGCGACTGGACCGGGTGGTGATCCGGTTCGCGGGCGACTCGGGCGACGGGATGCAGCTGACCGGGGACCGGTTCACCACCGAGACGGCGGGGTTCGGCAACGACCTGTCGACGCTGCCGAACTTCCCGGCCGAGATCCGCGCCCCCGCAGGCACGCTGCCGGGGGTGTCCTCGTTCCAGCTGCACTTCGCCGACCACGACATCCTCACCCCGGGCGACGCGCCGGACGTGCTGGTGGCGATGAACCCGGCGGCGTTGAAGGCGAACCTGGGCGACGTGCCGCGTGGCGCGGAGATCATCGTGGACACCGACGAGTTCACCAAGCGGGCGCTGGCGAAGGTGGGGTACCCGGCGGACCCGCTGGCGGACGGCTCGCTGGCGGCGTTCTCGGTGCACCCGGTGCCGCTGACCACGCTGACGGTGGAGGCGTTGAAGGACTCGGGGCTGTCGCGCAAGGACGCGGAGCGGGCGAAGAACATGTTCGCGCTGGGTCTGCTGTCGTGGATGTACCACCGGCCGACCGAGGGTACCGAGCGGTTCCTGCGGACCAAGTTCGCGAAGAAGCCGCTGATCGCCGAGGCGAACGTGCTGGCGTTCAAGGCGGGGTGGAACTACGGCGAGACCACCGAGGACTTCGCGGTCTCCTACGAGGTGGCCCCGGCCACGGCGGCGTTCGCGCCCGGCCGCTACCGCAACATCTCCGGGAACCTGGCCCTGTCCTACGGGCTGGTGGCGGCCTCGAAGCAGTCGGGGCTGCCGCTGTTCCTCGGCTCCTACCCGATCACCCCGGCCTCGGACATCCTGCACGAGTTGAGCAAGCACAAGAACTTCGGGGTGCGGACCTTCCAGGCGGAGGACGAGATCGCCGGGGTCGGCGCGGCCATCGGCGCGGCCTTCGGCGGCGCGCTGGGGGTGACCACCACCTCCGGCCCCGGCGTGGCACTGAAGTCCGAGGCGATCGGACTGGCGGTCTCACTGGAACTGCCGCTGGTGATCGTCGACGTGCAGCGCGGTGGTCCGTCCACCGGACTGCCGACCAAGACCGAGCAGGCGGACCTGCTCCAGGCGATGTACGGCCGCAACGGCGAGGCGCCGGTACCGGTGGTGGCCCCGGCGACGGCGGGCGAGTGCTTCACCGCGGCGCTGGAGGCGGCGCGGATCGCGCTGACCTACCGCACCCCGGTCTTCCTGCTCTCCGACGGCTACCTGGCCAACGGCTCGGAGCCGTGGCGGATCCCGGAACCGGCCGAGCTGCCGGACCTGCGTCCGACGTTCGCCACCGAGCCGAACCGGCCGGACGGCTCCTTCTGGCCCTACCTGCGCGACCCGGAGACGCTGGCCCGCCCTTGGGCGGTGCCCGGCACCCCCGGCCTGGAGCACCGCATCGGCGGGATCGAGAAGCAGGACGGCACCGGCGGCATCTCCTACGACCCGGCCAACCACGACCACATGGTCCGCACCCGCCAGGCCAAGATCGACGGCATCACCGTCCCCGACCTGGAGGTCCAGGACCCGGGCGGCCACGCCCGGCTGCTGGTGCTCGGCTGGGGCTCGACCTACGGGCCGCTGACCGCCGCCGTCCGCCGGGTCCGTGCCACCGGCGCGCACGTGGCGCAGGCGCACCTGCGGCACCTCAACCCGTTCCCGGCCAACCTGGGCAAGGTCCTGGCCGACTACGACCGGGTGCTGGTACCGGAGATGAACCTGGGTCAGCTCGCCCACCTGCTGCGGGCCAAGTACCTGGTCGACGTCCGGTCCCTGACCCAGGTCACCGGCCTGCCGTTCAAGGCCGGACAACTCGCCGACGCGATCACCACCCACCTGGAGCACTCGGAGGGCGACCATGCCTGAGACCACCTTCGCCTCCCTGAGCCTGGTTCCCAAGGCCAGTGGCCCGCAGACCACCAAGGACTTCAAGTCGGACCAGGAGGTGCGCTGGTGCCCCGGCTGCGGCGACTACGCGATCCTCGCCGCGGTCCAGTCCTTCCTGCCGGAGCTGGGCCTGGCCAAGGAGAACATCTGCTTCGTCTCCGGCATCGGCTGCTCCTCCCGCTTCCCCTACTACCTCGACACCTACGGCATGCACTCGATCCACGGCCGCGCCCCGTCGATCGCCACCGGCCTGGCCACCAGCCGCCGCGACCTGTCGGTCTGGGTGGTCACCGGCGACGGCGACGCCCTCTCCATCGGCGGCAACCACCTGATCCACGCCCTGCGCCGCAACGTCAACCTGAAGATCCTGCTCTTCAACAACCGCATCTACGGCCTCACCAAAGGCCAGTACTCACCCACCAGCGAAACCGGGAAGATCACCAAGTCCACCCCCATGGGCTCACTCGACCACCCCTTCAACCCGCTCTCCCTGGCCCTCGGCGCCGAAGCCACCTTCGTCGCCCGCACCATCGACTCCGACCGCAAACACCTCCAGTCGGTCCTGCGAGCCGCCGCCGAACACCAGGGCACCGCCCTCGTCGAGATCTACCAGAACTGCAACATCTTCAACGACGGCGCCTTCGACGCCCTCAAAGAACCCGAAACCCGCGAACAGGCACTGATCCGCCTCGAACACGGACAACCCATCCGCTTCGGCACCGACAACACCCACGGCGTCTTCCGCGACCCGAACACCGGCGACCTGACCACCGCCCCGGTCACCGACACCAACACCGCCGACGTCCTGATCCACGACGCCAACGCCACCAGCCCCACCACCGCCTTCGCCCTCACCCGCCTCGCCGACCCCGACACCCTCCACCACACCCCCATCGGCATCCTGCGCAGCGTCCAGCGCCCGGTCTACGACACCCTCATGGCCGAGCAGCTGGCCACCGCCGTCACCCAGCAGGGTGAGGGCGACCTGAACGCCCTGCTCACCGGATCCGACACCTGGACCGTCGCCTAGGCAAGCCGCAGCAAGCCGCAGCGGCCTTTCCAGCGCCCCGGCCGGGGCCCCGCACGGGGTCCCGCGCCGGGGTCGCCGCTGTCCGGGTCCGGCACGGTGGCCATGTGCACGCCAGTCCACGGATAGCGCTCTCGGCTGGGGGCGGTGTCAATAAATCGCTAAGATCTGCAACGAATCCTTAACGAGCGTCCCTTTTGACCGTTTTGCCGGA includes these proteins:
- a CDS encoding 2-oxoacid:acceptor oxidoreductase subunit alpha — translated: MTSQVHVPTQTDESSPGTPPTGGTAEDDPAARTASGAADMTTDVPSAASAAEFDKQVRRLDRVVIRFAGDSGDGMQLTGDRFTTETAGFGNDLSTLPNFPAEIRAPAGTLPGVSSFQLHFADHDILTPGDAPDVLVAMNPAALKANLGDVPRGAEIIVDTDEFTKRALAKVGYPADPLADGSLAAFSVHPVPLTTLTVEALKDSGLSRKDAERAKNMFALGLLSWMYHRPTEGTERFLRTKFAKKPLIAEANVLAFKAGWNYGETTEDFAVSYEVAPATAAFAPGRYRNISGNLALSYGLVAASKQSGLPLFLGSYPITPASDILHELSKHKNFGVRTFQAEDEIAGVGAAIGAAFGGALGVTTTSGPGVALKSEAIGLAVSLELPLVIVDVQRGGPSTGLPTKTEQADLLQAMYGRNGEAPVPVVAPATAGECFTAALEAARIALTYRTPVFLLSDGYLANGSEPWRIPEPAELPDLRPTFATEPNRPDGSFWPYLRDPETLARPWAVPGTPGLEHRIGGIEKQDGTGGISYDPANHDHMVRTRQAKIDGITVPDLEVQDPGGHARLLVLGWGSTYGPLTAAVRRVRATGAHVAQAHLRHLNPFPANLGKVLADYDRVLVPEMNLGQLAHLLRAKYLVDVRSLTQVTGLPFKAGQLADAITTHLEHSEGDHA
- a CDS encoding 2-oxoacid:ferredoxin oxidoreductase subunit beta, with the protein product MPETTFASLSLVPKASGPQTTKDFKSDQEVRWCPGCGDYAILAAVQSFLPELGLAKENICFVSGIGCSSRFPYYLDTYGMHSIHGRAPSIATGLATSRRDLSVWVVTGDGDALSIGGNHLIHALRRNVNLKILLFNNRIYGLTKGQYSPTSETGKITKSTPMGSLDHPFNPLSLALGAEATFVARTIDSDRKHLQSVLRAAAEHQGTALVEIYQNCNIFNDGAFDALKEPETREQALIRLEHGQPIRFGTDNTHGVFRDPNTGDLTTAPVTDTNTADVLIHDANATSPTTAFALTRLADPDTLHHTPIGILRSVQRPVYDTLMAEQLATAVTQQGEGDLNALLTGSDTWTVA